The following coding sequences lie in one Glycine max cultivar Williams 82 chromosome 19, Glycine_max_v4.0, whole genome shotgun sequence genomic window:
- the LOC100804683 gene encoding dual specificity protein phosphatase 12 gives MPYTVRENLSIGNIGDAAEILENGAVQSVTHILSVLSSASISFFSEWKTTLSIPAKEITKVHAADAAAKSALPPEKLLYSLEYAGRDLKLVRMAVPLRDTEKEDLLDYLEACIDFIDRGRKEGSVLVHCFAGVSRSAAVITAYLMRTERLSVEDALESLRQSCEFVCPNDGFLEQLKMFEGMGFKVDHSSPIYKRFRLKLLYENHFSGLRIDSSKLGADPGMPVEVSSEAEETTKVGNNRRPTYRCKKCRRLVALQEHVIDHVPGEGERAFEFHKRRGGNPFNKSDEFECSSIFIEPLRWMKAVEEGAMEGKLSCAHCDARLGYFNWSGIQCSCGSWITPAFQLHKGRIDISPM, from the exons ATGCCTTACACGGTCCGCGAGAACCTTTCGATCGGGAACATCGGCGACGCGGCGGAGATTCTCGAAAACGGCGCCGTCCAGAGCGTGACACACATCCTCTCCGTCCTCAGCTCCGCCTCCATCTCCTTCTTCTCCGAATGGAAAACCACTCTCTCCATCCCCGCCAAGGAGATCACCAAAGTCCACGCGGCGGACGCCGCCGCCAAATCGGCGCTCCCGCCGGAGAAGCTCCTCTACTCTCTCGAGTACGCCGGCCGCGACCTCAAGCTCGTGCGCATGGCCGTGCCTCTCAGAGACACCGAGAAGGAGGACCTGCTCGATTACTTGGAAGCCTGCATCGATTTCATTGATCGCGGTCGGAAGGAAGGTTCCGTTCTCGTTCACTGTTTTGCCGGAGTTTCCAGAAG TGCGGCGGTTATTACGGCGTATTTGATGAGAACCGAACGTCTATCTGTAGAAG ATGCCCTTGAATCGTTGAGGCAGAGCTGTGAATTTGTTTGTCCCAATGATGGTTTTTTAGAGCAG TTGAAAATGTTCGAGGGGATGGGTTTTAAGGTTGATCACTCCAGCCCTATATACAAGCGCTTTCGTCTAAAATTACTAT ATGAGAATCATTTCTCAGGGTTGAGGATAGACAGTTCTAAACTTGGTGCAGATCCTGGTATGCCTGTTGAAGTTTCTTCAGAGGCAGAAGAAACTACTAAAGTAGGAAATAATCGTAGGCCTACATATCGCTGTAAGAAGTGTCGACGACTTGTTGCATTGCAAGAACATGTCATAGACCATGTTCCTGGTGAGGGTGAGAGAGCCTTTGAGTTCCACAAACGGAGAGGTGGCAACCCTTTCAACAAATCTGATGAATTTGAGTGTTCATCCATATTTATTGAGCCTCTACGGTGGATGAAAGCTG TTGAGGAAGGTGCAATGGAGGGAAAACTGTCCTGTGCACATTGTGATGCCCGTTTGGGATACTTCAATTGGTCAGGCATACAATGCAGCTGTGGAAGCTGGATCACTCCAGCTTTTCAACTCCACAAAGGCCGGATAGACATAAGCCCCATGTAA